One window from the genome of Synechococcus sp. PROS-7-1 encodes:
- a CDS encoding glycosyltransferase family 39 protein, whose translation MTGDRPHTTELTPLVRRRGLWCIFVLAVVIFTWQLGSTGLVDETPPLFAASGRAMAETGDWLTPRVNGLPRFDKPPLVYWLMGLSYSLPGSASWDPLGTWAARLPSALASMASMLMVGDTLLRYPLAGDAHPRRTAVAGALAFALSPLVLIWSRTAVSDALLSGTLSLSLLCQWRCYASGSTRRWWLAWVLLALAVLTKGPVAVVLTGITLSLYALIRRDLFGLWRLLRPIPGLLITAALSLPWYVAELVVEGQPFWDSFFGYHNLQRLTSVVNDHLQPWWFFGPVLVVASLPFTPLLLLGLARCLAAFRGEGSRLQLPARQSLRDFAGCWVLSLLILFTLAATKLPSYWLPATPAAALLIALTAQAPSCKRRPLLLWMWSLTLLLTAVLAAGLWVSPLWIPLIQDPEMPTLPAELLASGLVFRAAVCFSVATLLGLLTLVRTLDGRLLAVQGPLVAFQLVALLPMIELGDRVRQLPVRQVAGTVVSQRRPGEPVAMIGVLKPSMHFYTRQVVLYEGKSKSALVNLADRLSREERQGFQGIPLSDADSSDTVLVVIDGRTAEREHWQDLNPEILGQSGIYALWRVDRRRLEQRAAALQARGVALTWRDPRPERY comes from the coding sequence ATGACAGGGGATCGACCTCACACGACTGAGCTCACGCCACTGGTGCGGCGCAGAGGGCTCTGGTGCATTTTCGTTCTGGCTGTGGTGATCTTCACCTGGCAGCTAGGAAGCACTGGATTGGTGGATGAAACGCCACCTCTCTTTGCTGCTTCAGGCAGGGCGATGGCGGAAACCGGCGACTGGTTGACGCCCCGGGTGAATGGTCTGCCTCGCTTCGACAAGCCGCCTTTGGTGTATTGGCTGATGGGGCTGAGCTACAGCCTCCCCGGGTCAGCGTCCTGGGACCCCCTTGGCACCTGGGCCGCGCGCCTGCCGTCGGCCCTGGCGTCAATGGCCTCCATGCTGATGGTGGGTGACACGCTGCTGCGCTACCCCTTGGCTGGCGATGCTCACCCTCGCCGGACGGCGGTGGCTGGAGCGCTGGCCTTCGCCCTCTCCCCTCTGGTGCTGATCTGGAGCCGCACCGCAGTGAGCGATGCCCTGCTGAGCGGCACCCTCAGTCTCAGCCTGCTCTGCCAATGGCGTTGCTATGCGAGTGGATCCACGCGGCGCTGGTGGCTGGCCTGGGTGCTGCTGGCCCTTGCTGTGCTGACCAAGGGGCCCGTGGCGGTGGTGCTCACCGGAATCACCCTGAGCCTCTATGCCCTGATCCGCAGGGATCTGTTCGGTTTGTGGCGGCTCCTTCGCCCCATCCCCGGCTTGCTGATCACAGCTGCGCTCAGCTTGCCCTGGTATGTGGCCGAGCTGGTGGTGGAGGGCCAGCCGTTCTGGGACAGCTTTTTCGGTTATCACAACCTCCAGCGCCTCACCAGCGTGGTGAATGATCACCTCCAGCCCTGGTGGTTCTTCGGACCGGTGCTTGTGGTGGCGTCTCTCCCGTTCACGCCGCTGCTCCTGCTCGGCCTTGCACGCTGTCTGGCCGCGTTCCGGGGAGAGGGATCGCGTCTGCAGCTCCCAGCCCGGCAGAGCCTCCGCGATTTCGCAGGTTGCTGGGTGTTGTCGTTGCTGATTCTGTTCACCCTGGCGGCAACCAAACTTCCCAGTTACTGGTTGCCGGCCACCCCAGCCGCTGCCCTGTTGATCGCCCTGACGGCTCAGGCTCCCTCGTGCAAGCGACGTCCATTGCTTCTGTGGATGTGGAGCCTCACCTTGCTGCTCACCGCCGTTCTCGCGGCGGGTCTCTGGGTATCGCCCCTCTGGATCCCCCTGATTCAGGACCCGGAAATGCCCACGCTTCCCGCTGAGCTTCTGGCTAGTGGTCTGGTGTTCAGGGCGGCTGTTTGCTTCAGCGTGGCGACCTTGCTTGGCCTGCTCACCTTGGTGCGGACTCTTGATGGTCGCCTGCTTGCGGTGCAAGGGCCTTTGGTGGCGTTTCAGCTCGTTGCACTCCTGCCGATGATCGAACTCGGGGATCGGGTTCGGCAGCTTCCTGTCCGGCAGGTGGCTGGAACGGTGGTGAGTCAACGGCGACCCGGGGAACCCGTCGCGATGATCGGCGTTCTCAAACCCTCCATGCACTTCTACACCCGTCAGGTCGTGCTTTATGAGGGCAAGTCGAAGTCCGCACTGGTCAACCTTGCGGATCGACTCAGCCGTGAGGAGCGCCAGGGATTTCAAGGCATCCCCCTCAGCGATGCCGACAGCTCGGACACGGTGCTCGTGGTGATTGATGGACGCACCGCCGAGCGTGAGCACTGGCAAGATTTGAATCCTGAGATCTTGGGCCAATCGGGCATCTATGCGCTCTGGCGTGTGGATCGCAGGCGGCTGGAGCAGCGGGCTGCAGCCCTTCAGGCGCGTGGTGTCGCCCTGACCTGGCGGGATCCAAGGCCAGAGCGTTACTGA
- the sppA gene encoding signal peptide peptidase SppA, which yields MVWPWRRKSKRRMARIAIEGAISGSTRRRVLKALREVQEREFPALLLRIDSPGGTVGDSQEIHAALLRLREKGCRVVASFGNISASGGVYVGVAAETIVANPGTITGSIGVILRGNNLSELLDKIGIRFETVKSGAYKDILSPDRALSPEERQLLQDLIDSSYDQFVAAVADGRGLEPDAVRAFADGRVFSGAQAKELGLVDELGDEEQARVLAARLADLDEERCKPVTLGKPRKSLLQGLPGSALLSAVQQRLHAELELSGQLLWMHRP from the coding sequence ATGGTGTGGCCGTGGCGCCGGAAATCCAAACGTCGCATGGCGAGAATCGCCATCGAGGGAGCCATCAGCGGGTCCACTCGCCGGCGGGTTCTCAAGGCTCTCCGCGAGGTGCAGGAGCGGGAGTTTCCAGCCTTGCTGCTTCGCATCGACAGCCCAGGAGGCACGGTTGGCGACAGCCAAGAAATCCATGCCGCCCTGCTGAGACTGCGCGAGAAAGGCTGCCGGGTGGTCGCCAGTTTCGGCAACATCTCTGCCTCTGGCGGGGTGTATGTGGGCGTCGCAGCCGAAACGATCGTTGCCAATCCCGGCACCATCACCGGATCGATCGGCGTGATCCTGCGCGGCAACAATCTCTCGGAGCTCCTCGACAAGATCGGGATCCGCTTCGAAACCGTGAAAAGCGGGGCCTACAAGGACATCCTTTCGCCGGATCGTGCCCTCAGTCCTGAGGAGCGGCAGCTGCTGCAGGACCTGATCGACAGCAGTTACGACCAGTTCGTCGCGGCCGTCGCTGACGGACGCGGACTCGAGCCCGATGCCGTGCGGGCCTTTGCCGATGGTCGCGTGTTCAGCGGTGCCCAAGCCAAGGAGCTTGGCCTGGTGGATGAACTCGGCGATGAGGAACAGGCCAGGGTTCTGGCGGCCCGACTGGCCGATCTGGATGAGGAACGCTGCAAACCCGTGACCCTCGGGAAGCCGCGCAAAAGCCTGCTCCAGGGACTCCCGGGCTCCGCATTGCTCAGCGCCGTTCAACAACGGCTGCATGCGGAACTGGAGCTGAGTGGTCAACTCCTCTGGATGCACCGGCCATGA
- a CDS encoding glycosyltransferase: MTERPLNLVLVSTPIGQLGSGRGGGVELTLGSVLRGLAGRGHQLSLVAPEGSRSPVVADTVQLHSCQGVDQPSWQHADRGAPMQIPDDGVLPRLWERALDLGRQADAVINFGYDWLPLWLTPHAPAALFHLVSMGSVSQVMDRAVAAVARWDQRRLAFHTRRQAQDFDLVAPPEVVGNGFDLSNYALQLGTSGPLGWAGRVAPEKGLEDAAAAAAALGETLRVWGLVEDQAYAQHVEANVPQGTIEWCGFKPTAELQRELGACRALLNTPKWNEAYGNVVVEALACGVPVVAYDRGGPGEIVQDGVTGWLVPPDDRDALTRATQRVGAIDRRVCRGWAEQWASQEGLAIRVETWIRRGLSRMDGTIV, from the coding sequence ATGACGGAGCGTCCCCTGAATCTGGTGCTGGTCAGCACGCCGATCGGTCAGCTTGGTAGTGGGCGAGGAGGGGGCGTCGAGCTCACCCTCGGATCGGTACTGCGCGGCCTTGCGGGCCGCGGTCACCAGCTCTCGCTCGTGGCACCGGAGGGATCGAGGTCGCCGGTGGTTGCTGACACGGTTCAGCTGCATTCGTGCCAGGGCGTGGATCAGCCGAGCTGGCAGCACGCCGACCGTGGAGCTCCAATGCAGATTCCTGATGATGGGGTGCTCCCCCGCCTTTGGGAGCGTGCCCTCGACCTGGGCCGTCAGGCCGATGCCGTGATCAATTTCGGTTACGACTGGCTTCCTCTGTGGCTGACGCCCCATGCCCCCGCGGCCCTGTTTCATCTGGTGAGCATGGGGTCGGTTTCGCAGGTGATGGATCGCGCCGTGGCTGCGGTGGCCCGTTGGGACCAGCGCCGGTTGGCGTTTCATACCCGCCGTCAGGCCCAGGATTTCGACCTGGTCGCCCCGCCTGAGGTGGTGGGTAACGGCTTCGATCTCTCGAACTATGCGCTTCAGCTCGGCACATCGGGTCCCTTGGGATGGGCCGGTCGGGTCGCTCCGGAAAAGGGTTTGGAGGATGCGGCGGCCGCGGCTGCGGCCCTCGGAGAAACGCTGCGGGTCTGGGGCCTGGTGGAAGACCAGGCCTATGCCCAGCATGTGGAGGCAAATGTGCCGCAGGGCACCATCGAGTGGTGCGGGTTCAAACCCACCGCCGAGCTTCAGAGAGAGCTGGGGGCCTGCCGGGCGCTGCTCAACACCCCCAAGTGGAATGAGGCCTACGGGAATGTGGTGGTGGAGGCTCTGGCCTGTGGTGTGCCAGTGGTGGCTTACGACCGCGGAGGTCCTGGTGAGATCGTTCAAGACGGAGTCACGGGTTGGCTCGTTCCCCCCGATGACCGCGACGCCCTGACGCGAGCCACGCAGCGTGTTGGTGCGATCGATCGACGGGTTTGCCGCGGCTGGGCTGAACAGTGGGCGAGCCAGGAGGGTTTGGCCATTCGCGTGGAGACCTGGATCCGCCGGGGGTTGTCTCGGATGGATGGCACGATCGTCTGA
- a CDS encoding DMT family transporter, whose protein sequence is MSSLQRGLLMVLPFALWGTAMAAMAPLVHSGGPALVACLRLLPAGAVLLVAVPWLGRSLRIDPGDRGWFVLFTLVDAFLFQIFLAKGIEGTGAGLGSVLIDSQPLIVALLARWLFAEAINPFGWLGLALGLAGIVCLGVPAPLLNHWWLEADLSSWESGWQSGTGWMLLAALTMALGTVISRFACRRSDPVAVTGWHMLFGGIPLLIWHGLDPATSLLPPWTGLDWAQMAYASILGSALAYGLFFWFANREDLTGFTTLGFLTPVFALASGGVLLGERLAGLQWFAVLLVLASVLLVSQRQKLWDPLLRAAAPQPGDMKA, encoded by the coding sequence ATGTCCTCCCTGCAGCGCGGGCTGTTGATGGTTCTCCCCTTCGCTTTGTGGGGTACGGCCATGGCTGCGATGGCTCCCCTGGTTCATTCCGGCGGGCCAGCGCTGGTGGCCTGTCTCAGGCTTCTTCCTGCTGGAGCTGTGCTGCTGGTTGCCGTTCCCTGGCTTGGTCGTTCCCTGCGGATCGACCCCGGCGATCGGGGTTGGTTTGTGCTGTTCACCCTTGTTGACGCCTTCTTGTTCCAGATCTTTCTCGCCAAGGGAATTGAAGGGACGGGTGCTGGACTCGGTTCGGTTTTGATTGATTCCCAGCCGTTGATCGTGGCGCTGCTGGCGCGGTGGCTGTTCGCGGAAGCGATCAATCCATTCGGTTGGCTCGGTCTGGCCCTTGGTTTGGCAGGAATCGTTTGCCTCGGGGTCCCCGCTCCCCTTCTGAACCACTGGTGGCTGGAGGCCGATCTGTCCTCATGGGAGTCCGGATGGCAGTCCGGGACTGGATGGATGCTGTTAGCGGCCCTCACCATGGCCCTTGGAACGGTGATCAGTCGCTTTGCTTGCCGCCGCAGTGATCCCGTGGCAGTGACCGGATGGCACATGCTCTTCGGGGGCATTCCCCTGCTGATCTGGCATGGGCTGGACCCGGCGACCTCCCTGCTCCCGCCCTGGACTGGCTTGGACTGGGCGCAGATGGCCTACGCCTCCATCCTTGGCAGTGCGTTGGCCTATGGCCTGTTCTTCTGGTTCGCCAACCGTGAGGACCTCACTGGTTTCACCACCTTGGGCTTCCTCACCCCTGTGTTCGCCCTCGCTTCAGGGGGTGTGCTCCTCGGGGAACGCCTTGCGGGCCTGCAATGGTTCGCTGTTTTGCTCGTTTTGGCTTCAGTGCTGTTGGTCAGTCAGCGGCAGAAGCTCTGGGATCCATTGCTGCGCGCCGCTGCGCCCCAGCCCGGAGACATGAAGGCATGA